The following proteins come from a genomic window of Theileria equi strain WA chromosome 2 map unlocalized gcontig_1105316255037, whole genome shotgun sequence:
- a CDS encoding conserved hypothetical protein (encoded by transcript BEWA_037590A), whose protein sequence is MVDTNSFIDDFLRLDEFSKPSKEMIESVLLSKDVQLSAQLRALYFCRDLPIEDATKILLSALEIHHETFLRHEIAYVIGQSGCFNASDALEKLLKDSSEDPMVRHEAAEALGAIGSKNSLELIKKYSTDHCRAVSDTCKLALHSLLTSEQESQSDTAHVSCPVSYSAYRAIDPILSALDCENMTLESLSTILMNEGLPLYKRYEALYAIRNIATGDAAKVIGSAMVNDKSSEVFRHECAFVLGQMQEVSSVNFLVECLKNSQEEPMARHEAALALGSCGSTCTEQEYFQLIMDTLTQHLQDSVKVVSDSCLVALDNISESRKEVLA, encoded by the exons ATGGTAGATACTAATTCATTCATCGATGATTTTTTACGCTTGGACGAGTTTTCCAAACCGTCAAAAGAAATGATAGAATCTGTTTTACTATCAAAAGATGTCCAATTGTCGGCACAATTGAGAGCATTGTATTTTTGTAGAGATTTACCCATAGAAGATGCGACTAAAATATTACTATCAGCTCTGGAGATACATCatgaaacatttttaaG GCACGAAATCGCATATGTTATTGGCCAATCAGGTTGTTTTAACGCTTCAGATGCCTTAGAAAAACTACTTAAGGATTCCTCAGAAGATCCTATGGTTCGACATGAA GCTGCTGAAGCCCTTGGCGCCATTGGATCCAAAAATTCTTTAGAACTG ATTAAGAAGTATTCTACCGATCATTGCAGAGCTGTTAGTGATACCTGCAAACTCGCTCTACATTCACTACTGACTTCCGAACAAGAGTCTCAGTCTGATACTGCCCATGTTTCATGTCCAGTATCTTATTCGGCATATAGAGCTATAGATCCAATCTTATCTGCACTCGACTGCGAGAATATGACACTAGAGTCTCTTTCTACCATTCTAATGAATGAAGGCCTTCCATTATATAAAAG ATATGAGGCCTTATATGCCATTAGAAACATTGCAACCGGTGATGCAGCCAAG GTTATTGGAAGTGCCATGGTAAATGACAAAAGTTCAGAGGTTTTCAGACACGAATGTGCATTTGTTCTGGGCCAAATGCAAGAAGTATCTTCGGTTAACTTTCTGGTTGAGTGTTTGAAAAACTCGCAAGAAGAGCCCATGGCCAGACATGAAGCGGCACTGGCGCTAGGGTCCTGTGGATCAACGTGTACTGAACAGGAATATTTCCAGCTCATTATGGATACTCTGACTCAACACCTTCAAGATAGTGTCAAGGTCGTTTCTGATAGTTGCCTTGTTGCCCTTGACAATATTAGTGAAAGTAGGAAGGAAGTGCTGGCTTAG
- a CDS encoding rhoptry-associated protein, putative (encoded by transcript BEWA_037600A): MRVQVAIKSILPLFVLLSNGVLSVKHSGHRPLQPSDFFSRRDSDFPRDHGKDGRRPFDSDSFSEYSEPKQRRKSTLISPDHPLHTVEDSVRYVDDKLRTVDKAIRKWESSLTESFDKVTYDTEAISNIGPVMSSYLKSDEKKLLSEFKGSKSCERVIGKYVNRCKQGDCFTLDNMNMFGAGDRMSIALPPLCQLNFAIELFKKSDAYDNPEEIVLGVKGIVNLALGRVLSNRMLQAFADQILKANIGNIYYMSKHEEIMNKFIYTVTLFYKTHIAESTIAPTLNEFLVLRPVFIMQTKSRVITIADKLFHNSGIAFGKEDIHTITESFIRYLSTDRELYENLVIYFARVCKNVLISASKGDRVMKALSSYLKNHSIVEKICKKNDTDCEDAVNSYVKRCLAGDCYTFDNIKVYDETPQLSVSLPNLDQVDAAFYTFRHSKAQGYRILNLIKKVFRCKPHKTLRHFITILAAANTEKMYFSNHTQAFVNGFLYESTLYYRRFLYISYLKGFYNLNKFTLAIFRLVKIRHMKRMAEALSKKKIIVVPDVFNGIFKEFSAYLFVRRASKYKKLTNFYVRLCKEAAGVALEGDNITLSMAEYLTTHDDIAQEVCRIGDGECKGDIEKYVQRCKVGDCYTFDNIKIYDDEANFAIFLPNLNQVDAAFTIFKHCAKDYIEISDKILSFALGGVSERTLKFTRVLLTMNLKKLNPINFTHRVVNNFLYHATIYYKATSSQRFINSISGGEYMDKPVPISDMENHLNKALSHIANSDRITMERDHLISVLKKYRNYLIESLAPGNDGRIKDFSFACYNIIKQYIAYHSE; encoded by the coding sequence ATGAGAGTTCAAGTGGCAATCAAGAGtattttaccattatttGTGCTTTTATCAAATGGTGTCTTATCAGTTAAACACTCGGGGCATAGACCTTTGCAGCCTTCTGACTTTTTTTCACGTCGAGATTCTGATTTTCCCCGAGATCATGGTAAAGATGGTCGTCGTCCTTTTGATTCTGATAGCTTTAGCGAATATTCTGAGCCAAAACAAAGGCGCAAGTCCACATTGATATCACCTGATCATCCGCTTCATACGGTTGAGGATTCTGTGCGATATGTGGATGATAAACTTAGAACAGTTGATAAGGCAATTAGAAAATGGGAATCCTCCTTAACGGAATCCTTCGATAAAGTTACTTATGACACAGAAGCTATATCAAATATAGGGCCAGTCATGTCTTCTTATCTCAAAAGTGACGAGAAGAAGTTGCTTTCTGAGTTCAAGGGAAGCAAATCATGTGAGAGAGTTATCGGGAAATATGTGAACAGGTGTAAACAGGGTGACTGTTTCACGCTTGATAATATGAACATGTTTGGTGCTGGGGATAGGATGAGCATTGCCTTACCACCTTTATGCCAGCTGAACTTCGCAATTGAgctttttaaaaaatcGGATGCATATGATAACCCAGAGGAGATTGTACTAGGGGTGAAAGGAATAGTTAATTTGGCTTTGGGTAGGGTCCTTTCCAATAGAATGTTACAGGCATTTGCTGATCAGATCTTAAAGGCCAATATTGGAAATATATATTATATGAGTAAACATGAGGAAATTATGAATAAGTTCATCTATACAGTGACCTTGTTCTATAAGACGCATATTGCGGAATCTACCATTGCTCCTACTCTCAACGAATTTTTGGTTCTGAGACCGGTATTTATAATGCAAACTAAATCACGTGTTATTACTATAGCTGATAAGCTTTTCCACAACAGTGGAATCGCTTTTGGGAAAGAAGATATCCATACTATAACTGAATCATTCATCAGATACCTGTCCACGGATAGAGAGCTTTATGAAAATTTGGTCATATATTTTGCAAGAGTATGCAAGAATGTACTAATATCAGCTTCCAAGGGTGATAGGGTCATGAAGGCCTTGTCTTCATACCTCAAAAATCATTCTATTGTCGAAAAGATTTGCAAGAAGAATGACACTGATTGTGAAGATGCAGTGAATAGTTATGTTAAGAGGTGTCTGGCAGGAGATTGTTACACTTTTGATAATATAAAGGTCTATGATGAAACTCCTCAGCTCTCTGTATCTCTGCCAAACCTGGACCAGGTTGACGCCGCATTTTACACATTCAGACATAGTAAGGCACAGGGATATAGGATTCTTAACTTAATAAAGAAGGTATTTAGATGCAAACCTCATAAGACATTGAGGCATTTTATCACAATTCTTGCCGCTGCTAACACGGAAAAGATGTATTTTTCCAATCATACTCAAGCATTTGTAAATGGATTTTTATATGAGTCCACTCTGTATTACAGAAGGTTCCTATACATATCGTACTTAAAAGGATTTTATAATTTGAACAAGTTTACCTTGGCCATATTTCGTCTAGTGAAGATTAGACACATGAAGAGGATGGCTGAAGCATTATCTAAGAAAAAAATTATTGTTGTACCTGATGTATTTAACGGCATATTTAAGGAGTTTAGTGCATATCTTTTTGTTAGGAGAGCTTCGAAATACAAGAAGCTCACCAATTTCTACGTACGTTTGTGTAAAGAGGCAGCAGGTGTGGCTCTTGAGGGTGACAATATCACACTTTCTATGGCAGAATACCTTACCACACATGATGATATCGCACAGGAGGTTTGCCGCATTGGTGATGGAGAATGTAAGGGTGATATAGAAAAGTATGTACAGAGGTGTAAAGTTGGGGATTGTTATACTTTTGATAATATAAAGATCTATGATGATGAGGCAAACTTTGCCATATTTTTGCCAAATTTGAATCAGGTGGATGCTGCCTTCACTATATTCAAGCATTGTGCAAAGGATTATATCGAAATTAGTGATAAAATTCTTTCATTTGCTCTCGGTGGAGTTTCAGAAAGGACGTTGAAATTTACCAGAGTACTCTTGACCATGAATTTAAAGAAGCTAAACCCAATCAATTTTACTCATAGAGTCGTAAACAACTTTTTATATCACGCTACCATATATTACAAAGCGACTTCCTCCCAAAGATTTATTAATAGCATATCTGGCGGTGAATATATGGACAAACCCGTCCCAATTTCTGATATGGAAAATCATTTAAATAAGGCACTCAGTCATATCGCAAATTCAGATAGAATAACCATGGAAAGGGATCATTTGATAAGCGTACTGAAGAAATACAGGAACTACCTCATCGAATCCTTGGCTCCGGGCAATGATGGACGCATCAAAGATTTTTCGTTTGCTTGTTATAATATCATCAAGCAATACATAGCTTATCACAGTGAGTAA
- a CDS encoding rhoptry-associated protein, putative (encoded by transcript BEWA_037610A) → MRVQVAIKSILPLFVLLSNGVLSVKHHQSPEALQASTSSDFVNGLEEAVENVNEVKTKDSLMAEHVTKSNVDAKRFCGNGSSVCENLVGKYITRCSGGDCMTLDHITVFAKEGQVKVLLPHLTQLDAAFTIFKGSKAYTPTYNPFTKIAEWFGKSNPGSVKSFSQELLKVNLEKLSFEDEKDSAVLTEFLYSATIYYKDYLLHKIKRLWAKLSNNVKLARFFYKLSTKNHLIRLIRGIAKEKRVDLSNDDLKNLIDSYTTYMTVLNTMRLDRLAVLFTRLCKTATIKVLNDNRVNALMSDYAVHNMVNPDIFCKSKPVPGCKDHVIRYIERCQGGDCLTLDMVNLFNAHDVLNVRVPELHQLEAAFYIFKKSRAHGKALTNFLFRRNRITVDAFAKKLIEHNTAGVTFNSRDHEVLGKFLFQGVVAYEKYITGATFKGVFFERRIGSKLQDVLGPLVQNVPMAITKERIHALMVSFKAYLMGSRHGVRVSLTTKFVKSCENMLVKNINKEEEKKDGKKEEASFTFDSQGNVVL, encoded by the coding sequence ATGAGAGTTCAAGTGGCAATCAAGAGtattttaccattatttGTGCTTTTATCAAATGGTGTCTTATCAGTTAAACACCACCAAAGTCCTGAGGCATTGCAAGCCTCGACTTCCTCGGACTTTGTTAACGGTCTGGAGGAGGCTGTAGAGAATGTCAATGAAGTAAAGACAAAGGATTCGTTGATGGCTGAGCATGTTACTAAGAGCAATGTTGATGCTAAGAGATTTTGCGGAAATGGATCAAGTGTATGTGAGAATCTTGTCGGAAAGTACATCACAAGGTGTTCTGGCGGAGATTGCATGACCTTGGATCATATTACCGTTTTTGCAAAGGAGGGTCAGGTCAAGGTTTTGTTGCCACATCTTACTCAATTGGATGCTGCCTTCACTATATTCAAGGGTTCTAAGGCATACACCCCAACTTACAACCCATTTACCAAGATTGCCGAGTGGTTTGGAAAATCCAATCCAGGAAGTGTTAAGTCCTTCTCACAGGAACTTTTGAAGGTAAACCTTGAGAAACTTAGCTTCGAGGATGAGAAGGATTCCGCTGTGTTGACAGAGTTTTTGTATTCTGCTACCATCTATTACAAGGATTATTTGCTCCACAAAATTAAGCGACTGTGGGCCAAATTGTCCAACAATGTTAAATTGGCAAGGTTCTTCTACAAATTGAGCACTAAGAACCATTTGATCAGACTCATCAGAGGCATTGCAAAGGAGAAGCGCGTGGATTTGTCAAATGATGATTTGAAGAACTTGATAGATTCTTACACAACTTACATGACTGTTTTGAATACTATGCGCCTTGACAGATTGGCTGTTCTCTTCACTAGATTGTGCAAGACCGCAACAATAAAGGTCCTCAACGACAACAGAGTCAATGCTCTGATGTCCGATTATGCTGTGCATAATATGGTCAACCCAGACATCTTCTGCAAATCTAAGCCAGTTCCTGGATGCAAAGATCATGTCATCAGATATATTGAGAGATGCCAAGGTGGTGATTGCCTAACATTGGATATGGTAAATCTCTTTAATGCCCATGACGTCCTGAATGTCAGGGTTCCAGAGCTACATCAGTTGGAGGCTGCCTTCTACATCTTCAAGAAGAGTCGTGCCCATGGTAAAGCTCTTACTAACTTCCTCTTTAGACGCAACAGAATAACTGTTGATGCGTTCGCAAAGAAATTGATAGAACATAACACGGCTGGTGTCACATTCAACAGCAGAGATCATGAGGTATTGGGCAAATTTTTGTTCCAAGGCGTTGTTGCCTATGAGAAGTACATCACTGGTGCCACCTTCAAGGGCGTATTCTTTGAGAGAAGAATTGGTTCTAAGCTCCAGGATGTTCTTGGACCACTCGTCCAAAATGTCCCAATGGCTATAACTAAGGAAAGGATTCATGCTTTGATGGTATCATTCAAGGCTTATCTTATGGGATCCAGACATGGTGTAAGAGTTTCTTTGACTACCAAGTTCGTCAAGTCTTGCGAGAACATGTTGGTCAAAAACATCAataaggaggaagagaaaaagGATgggaagaaggaagaagcGTCATTCACATTTGATTCTCAGGGCAATGTGGTTCTTTAA
- a CDS encoding conserved hypothetical protein (encoded by transcript BEWA_037620A) has protein sequence MVNKTRGSHKKFSARRRSRYLATEEEIIERNKGIDKNDSDEENSDEEAESSSDPSEEESSEEASSESSADNTHPYLIEVCNPNKNRKSIEKTGIVELSRREREELKRQQFERQKMKLMAEGKLASAKADLERLAKIRKEREEAMARKMEKLKLKEQN, from the exons ATGGTCAATAAAACTAGAGGGAGCCATAAAAAGTTCAGCGCTAGAAGGAGATCTAGATATCTAGCTACAGAGGAAGAAATTATTGAAAGAAACAAGGGAATCGATAAAAATGATTCTGATGAGGAAAATTCTGATGAAGAGGCTGAATCATCTAGCGATCCCAGTGAAGAAGAATCGTCTGAG GAGGCAAGCTCCGAATCTTCTGCAGAT aaCACACATCCTTATTTAATCGAAGTTTGCAACCCAAACAAGAATCGTAAATCAATCGAAAAGACTGGTATCGTCGAACTAAGTAGACGTGAAAGGGAAGAGCTCAAGCGACAGCAGTTTGAGAGGCAAAAAATG AAATTGATGGCAGAAGGAAAGTTAGCATCTGCAAAAGCTGATTTAGAACG ATTAGCCAAAATAAGAAAGGAAAGGGAAGAAGCCATGGCTaggaaaatggaaaaacTAAAACTTAAAGAACAGAATTAA
- a CDS encoding conserved hypothetical protein (encoded by transcript BEWA_037630A): protein MNDLWNLDMQNAKTLIRDANEHATLYTSQMDKNEKRKYIPVIRAKVTSLKKTVNSLESMIRGIDTENMDPEILSSRRRDLDDTVCALKSLELLLRNSSSSEFPSTSYYDLPRDNEDLNTFSNSELVDYRDTMIKMQDDELDLLDTNASAIKNISSSIRDEVNLHTRLLGEVNTSMDVTQSLVTRNRERFNEVIRKSSKKFLMFIIVLLVVILLLVSLLL, encoded by the exons ATGAATGACCTTTGGAACTTAGATATGCAAAATGCCAAAACCCTTATTAGGGATGCAAACGAACACGCAACATTATACACATCGCAGATGGACAAAAATGAGAAAAGAAAGTACATCCCCGTTATAAGAGCAAAAGTCACATCACTCAAAAAG ACCGTTAATAGTTTGGAATCGATGATACGGGGCATTGACACGGAAAATATGGATCCAGAAATATTATCGAGCAGGCGTCGCGACCTTGACGATACAGTATGTGCTCTGAAATCCCTAGAGTTGCTATTAAGAAATTCTTCAAGTTCTGAGTTTCCCAGTACATCCTACTACGACCTACCAAGG gataatgaagatttGAACACGTTTTCAAATTCTGAGCTCGTGGATTATAGAGATACAATGATTAAAATGCAAGATGACGAACTCGATCTTCTCGACACAAATGCTAGCGCAATAAAGAACATTAGTTCCAGTATTAGAGATGAGGTCAACCTTCATACAAGGCTGCTGGGTGAAGTTAATACATCTATGGATGTAACTCAATCCCTGGTAACTCGCAATAGAGAACGCTTCAACGAGGTCATACGCAAGAGCAGCAAAAAATTTCTCATGTTTATTATTGTTCTATTGGTGGTAATTTTACTCCTAGTATCCCTTCTTCTTTGA
- a CDS encoding Helicase associated domain HA2 containing protein (encoded by transcript BEWA_037640A) yields the protein MSKKSAASKKKRKFQEILFKEEEIKSYLSKINKHALSANDKSMIEEFSTKPKKVKPNHASSNIQVESDSDSEPICYEKDLEPIKHTEKPLSTAELLALLKNDKKEEDSGPREPEQVKRQPDYKGITVERDFNINLKRLKLPSCMMEQEIVDAIKYNDIVLITGDTGTGKSTQIPQFLYENGFCIGNTIIGVTQIRRVACIAIANQISLELNSNALVGYQVRYNKGYNSKSCKIKFMTDGILMNELHTDILCSKYSVIIIDEAHERRANCDILIGILSRVVKIRRSRYDNGDSLPPLKLVIMSATIRKEDFLESKIFDHKIKSLHVLSNAYNCTIHYSKKTPKDYVIEARDKVAKIHKILPPGSILVFLTGKDELHRLRHLLFQINNPSHTMHQNHSATHSSSSHVDDDDKIFELEAEEISDEDDISYNESDNDIFEFNSDEEYHNELDTDDGFYQMELDTMSSNYTKLQESKWLGSDGSGKLKIVILHASQTDKDQMEAFAIPNDNERIVILSTNVAETSVTLPNIRYVVDTGKEKRKVHNPTRGVSNFVICNISKSSAQQRAGRAGRVGNGHCYRLYSNSIYETLFDDYSPVEIVECNLESNLLFLSSIGIANPYDFSFLTPPPVENVDIAMKTLATLGAIEVPKTRDMNYNTIHSKITSDPLKISPYYPDLCDYGSLKEYKRAKITKLGRCLSLIPMEPRYAKMIYCTLSKGKRANYIALSFCIVSAMSFSGGLFVERNISREESKELPSFSNDIDMLIWLFCKYTQRTTNKVEFCNNYNINQKAIGEIFLQAIQVYNILKIRFSDIHLEHVNWDEPIKIPLPEERRWLKESIVECLIDKLAIKGAYLGSKSGGYKCSEMPNGAECVYLNNTYSKYKYECVVYNYLVGDEKIRMRDVLQANIAHVSTIKSPLVLSREIQETPVPSYNKEKDVVEVYTKKYYAPLNYYLNVTRVALDHKHPLSIRIFAQHFCFGLVYGRIAEYSGLLAVSMDDFLKPIKFSSKIAMLLEEMISKNIGNKKAFEKEYRKNKLFLFDKYKNLLKESTVDTERLKASYESMVEL from the exons ATGTCGAAAAAATCGGCAGCTTCCAAGAAGAAACGCAAGTTTCAG GAAATTCTCttcaaagaagaagaaattaaGTCATATCTCTCTAAAATTAACAAGCATGCCCTCTCTGCAA ATGATAAATCTATGATCGAAGAATTCTCTACAAAGCCAAAAAAAGTTAAACCAAACCATGCATCTTCTAATATCCAAGTTGAATCCGACTCGGATAG TGAGCCAATTTGTTATGAAAAGGATCTGGAACCCATAAAACATACTGAAAAGCCACTTTCAACAGCAGAGCTTTTGGCTCTGCttaagaatgataaaaaagaagaggataGTGGACCTAGAGAACCAGAACAAGTTAAAAGACAACCAGATTACAAGGGTATTACTGTGGAACGTGATTTTAACATCAACCTCAAGAGATTAAAGCTCCCTTCATGTATGATGGAACAAGAAATAGTTGATGCAATAAAATACAATGACATCGTTTTGATTACAGGGGATACTGGAACTGGGAAATCTACTCAA ATCCCTCAATTCTTATATGAAAACGGCTTCTGTATCGGTAATACGATAATTGGTGTTACACAAATTAGGAGGGTTGCATGTATAGCAATTGCCAACCAAATTTCCCTGGAATTAAATTCAAATGCTCTAGTAGGATACCAG GTTCGTTACAACAAGGGATACAATTCAAAGTCTTGCAAAATAAAGTTCATGACTGACGGTATTCTAATGAACGAATTACATACCGACATTTTGTGCAG TAAGTATAGTGTAATAATTATTGATGAAGCGCATGAAAGAAGAGCTAATTGTGATATTTTAATTGGCATACTATCCAGAGTTGTAAAGATCCGTAGATCGCGATATGATAATGGTGATTCATTACCGCCCTTAAA GCTAGTGATTATGTCGGCTACTATAAGGAAGGAAGATTTTCTTgaatcaaaaatatttgatcataaaattaaaagtttGCATGTGTTATCGAATGCATACAACTGTACAATAcattattccaaaaaaACTCCTAAGGACTACGTTATAGAGGCCAGAGATAAAGTTGCTAAAATTCATAAAATTTTACCTCCCGGAAGTATTCTAGTGTTTCTTACTGGCAAAGATGAACTACACAGACTAAGACATCTTCTATTTCAAATAAACAATCCTTCACACACAATGCATCAAAATCACTCGGCcactcattcatcttcatcacaTGTAGATGACGATGATAAAATATTCGAATTGGAAGCTGAAGAAATtagtgatgaagatgatataAGCTATAATGAAAGTGACAATGATATTTTTGAGTTTAATAGTGATGAAGAGTATCACAATGAATTAGATACAGACGATGGTTTCTATCAAATGGAATTAGATACAATGTCTAGTAATTATACAAAACTTCAAGAATCCAAATGGCTTGGATCAGATGGTTCTGGAAAACTGAAAATCGTCATTTTACACGCTTCTCAGACGGATAAGGATCAG ATGGAAGCATTCGCAATCCCAAATGATAATGAACGTATTGTGATTTTATCCACAAATGTGGCTGAAACCTCTGTAACTCTTCCCAATATTAG ATATGTTGTTGATACTGGAAAAGAAAAAAGGAAGGTTCATAATCCTACAAGAGGGGTTTCAAATTTTGTTATTTGcaacatttccaaatcATCTGCTCAACAAAGGGCTGGAAGAGCTGGAAGAGTAGGTAATGGTCATTGCTATAGACTTTACTCAAACAGCATATACGAAACACTGTTTGATGATTATTCTCCAGTTGAAATAGTAGAATGTAACTTAGAGAGCAATTTGTTATTTTTATCGTCAATAG GCATTGCTAATCCATACGATTTTTCTTTCTTAACACCCCCTCCTGTGGAAAACGTAGATATTGCTATGAAAACTCTAGCAACGTTAGGAGCAATTGAAGTACCAAAAACACGGGACATGAATTATaataccattcattccaaGATAACATCCGACCCACTGAAAATTTCACCATATTATCCAGATTTGTGTGATTATGGCTCTTTGAAAGAATATAAAAGGGCTAAAATCACAAAGTTGGGAAGGTGCTTATCCCTAATACCCATGGAACCCAGGTATGcaaaaatgatatattGTACTTTGAGTAAGGGGAAGAGGGCAAATTACATCGCTTTATCATTTTGTATTGTATCTGCAATGTCATTTAGCGGAGGGCTGTTCGTGGAGAGAAATATTTCAAGG GAAGAAAGTAAGGAATTACCCAGTTTCTCAAACGATATAGATATGTTGATATGGCTATTCTGCAAATATACTCAACGTACTACAAACAAGGTGGAATTTTGTAATAATTATAACATAAACCAAAAGGCAATTGGTGAAATCTTTTTACAGGCAATTCAAGTATACAATATCCTAAAAATCAGGTTTAGTGATATCCACCTTGAACATGTGAATTGGGACGAACCCATAAAGATACCATTGCCCgaagaaagaagatggCTTAAGGAATCCATAGTCGAATGCTTAATTGATAAGTTAGCGATAAAAGGGGCATATCTTGGGAGCAAATCTGGTGGATATAAATGTTCAGAAATGCCAAATGGAGCCGAATGTGTCTATTTAAACAACACGTATTCAAAGTACAAATATGAATGTGTAGTATACAACTACCTAGTTGGGGATGAAAAAATAAGAATGAGAGACGTACTACAAGCAAATATAGCGCATGTGTCTACCATCAAATCACCATTAGTACTCTCAAGAGAAATACAGGAAACTCCGGTTCCATCATATAACAAAGAGAAAGATGTCGTTGAGGTGTATACAAAAAAGTACTATGCACCCTTGAATTATTATCTAAATGTTACAAGGGTAGCGCTGGATCACAAACACCCCTTGTCTATAAGAATATTCGCACAACACTTCTGCTTTGGACTTGTGTATGGAAGAATTGCTGAATACAGTGGACTATTGGCTGTCTCTATGGACGATTTTCTGAAACCGATAAAATTTTCCAGCAAGATTGCCATGTTATTAGAAGAAATGATTTCCAAGAATATAGGCAATAAGAAAGCATTTGAGAAggaatatcgcaaaaacAAATTATTTCTATTCGATAAATATAAGAATCTACTAAAGGAATCGACTGTTGATACAGAAAGGCTGAAAGCAAGCTATGAATCTATGGTAGAATTGTAA
- a CDS encoding conserved hypothetical protein (encoded by transcript BEWA_037650A), translating to MATSEATRTNLGSGLEVDNLCLGPIVEYFVCLRNFRRGNRSARRQYNDALMDLILISPKKSLKFIKSSITFAALINVMLLVSDFKIMKFDNTLCLRCIRIMKLWLYTYRSLLFLQLIIRSLFIYIFTRLSNRTYQEITYCMSVVTNGRGWSWSKALTSFSYVWYAIGIMLYKFPTFCNKRWLYQLIFYVIMANVIRFIFTVVLYYFTFPPVSTYTRSNHFKSVTFPEVQFKDAVNNRSTVCGICLDSFQDSDKLRVFNCQHGYHSACIDLWLLKSALCPLCMKRVC from the exons ATGGCGACCTCCGAAGCAACGCGTACGAACCTAGGTTCAGGACTAGAGGTGGATAACCTATGTTTAGGACCAATTGttgaatattttgtttGTTTAAGAAATTTTAGGAGAGGAAACAGAAGTGCTAGAAGGCAGTACAATGATGCTTTAATGGATTTAATATTAATATCACCAAAAAAATCGCtaaagtttataaaatcTTCGATAACATTCGCAGCTCTCATAAATGTTATGCTATTAGTCTcagattttaaaatcatGAAATTTGACAACACGCTGTGCTTAAGATGCATCCGAATTATGAAGTT GTGGTTATATACTTACCGTTCCCTGCTTTTTCTGCAGCTTATCATTAGATCACtttttatttatatttttacCAGGTTATCAAACAGAACATATCAAGAGATCACATACTG CATGTCCGTTGTAACAAACGGTCGAGGATGGAGTTGGAGCAAAGCTTTGACATCGTTCAGTTATGTTTGGTATGCCATTGGAATTATGCTGTATAAATTTCCAACGTTTTGTAATAAGAGATGGCTTTATCAGCTCATTTTTTATGTCATTATGGCAAACGTCATTCGTTTTATTTTTACGGTCGTACTCTACTATTTCACATTTCCCCCGGTATCTACTTATACAAGATCAAATCACTTCAAATCGGTAACATTTCCCGAGGTTCAGTTCAAAGATGCAGTCAATAATAGATCAACTGTTTGCGGAATTTGTCTGGATTCCTTTCAAGACTCAGATAAATTGAGGGTGTTCAACTGTCAGCATGGTTATCACTCCGCGTGTATAGATCTATGGCTCTTAAAGAGCGCTTTATGCCCACTTTGTATGAAGAGGGTTTGTTAG